The Lycium barbarum isolate Lr01 chromosome 10, ASM1917538v2, whole genome shotgun sequence genome includes a region encoding these proteins:
- the LOC132613086 gene encoding uncharacterized mitochondrial protein AtMg01250-like: protein MHEIGFPDKFIQWTMECVQTVSYSILVNGEPTQPFEAARGLRQGDPMSPFLFAIGMEYLSRLLYGLPDVKSFQFHPRCAKLNISHLCFAYDLLLFSRGELTSITALHKSFTEFSLCSGIQENHGRNAVYFGGVSVIEQNQIMQHLGYCFGELPFKYLGVPLATKKISIIQWQPLVDKITS, encoded by the coding sequence ATGCATGAAATTGGATTTCCTGATAAATTTATCCAGTGGACCATGGAGTGTGTGCAAACAGTGAGTTATAGTATCCTTGTCAATGGTGAACCTACACAACCATTTGAGGCAGCTAGAGGTTTACGGCAAGGCGATCCCATGTCACCATTCCTATTTGCTATAGGAATGGAATATCTTAGTAGACTACTCTACGGATTGCCAGACGTTAAGTCATTTCAGTTTCATCCAAGATGTGCCAAGCTCAATATTAGCCACCTTTGTTTTGCTTATGATTTATTACTATTTTCCAGAGGTGAATTAACTTCAATCACTGCCTTACACAAGTCCTTTACTGAATTTTCCTTATGTTCTGGCATTCAAGAAAACCATGGCAGGAATGCTGTGTATTTTGGTGGAGTATCAGTGATTGAACAGAATCAAATCATGCAACACTTAGGTTACTGTTTTGGTGAGCTTCCTTTTAAATACCTAGGAGTTCCACTGGCAACTAAGAAAATTTCCATCATCCAGTGGCAACCTTTGGTAGACAAGATCACATCCTGA